A part of Paramisgurnus dabryanus chromosome 15, PD_genome_1.1, whole genome shotgun sequence genomic DNA contains:
- the LOC135782475 gene encoding histamine N-methyltransferase-like has product MTAPFRSLVKDYPRYLKSFELFLDRSSEHQCMQDFIHNTLPDILGSIGGGRSIFNVMGVGSGTGEIDLEMLAQLHMKHPQVKVNNEVVEPSTDMLHKYKVLASKTPNLDYINFSWNKMTASEFEKHWQERKLGKKMDFIHLIQMLYYVKDPETTVSFFRSLLDEDGKLLIIQVSGEGGWAKLIRTYRAALCNPEISQCVTMGDIKTFLDTKDIQYSNYVLQSHMDITECFTEGDEVGELLLDFLTEVVEFSKNAPEDLKKGVLDLLRHPDCSKEVDGRIMFNSSMEVVVVEP; this is encoded by the exons ATGACAGCTCCATTCAGATCACTTGTTAAAGATTATCCAAGATACCTCAAATCATTTGAACTCTTTCTGGATCGCTCATCAGAGCACCAATGTATGCAGGACTTCATCCATAATACTCTACCAGACATACTGGGAAG CATTGGTGGAGGAAGGTCCATTTTTAATGTAATGGGTGTAGGGAGTGGTACAG GTGAGATTGATTTAGAGATGCTAGCACAGCTACACATGAAACATCCGCAAGTCAAAGTTAACAATGAAGTGGTGGAACCGAGCACTGACATGTTACACAAGTATAAAG TTCTGGCGTCAAAAACGCCAAATCTTGATTATATTAACTTCTCCTGGAATAAGATGACAGCTTCAGAATTTGAAAAACACTGGCAGGAGCGAAAGCTTGGGAAAAAGATGGACTTCATTCACTTGATACAG ATGCTGTATTATGTGAAAGATCCAGAGACCACTGTCTCATTTTTCCGGAGTCTCTTAGATGAAGATGGAAAACTCTTAATTATTCAGGTGTCAG GTGAGGGTGGATGGGCAAAATTAATAAGGACCTACAGAGCTGCTCTTTGTAACCCTGAGATCAGCCAGTGTGTCACTATGGGAGATATAAAGACCTTCTTAGATACCAAGGACATCCAATACAGTAATTATGTGCTTCAGTCCCATATGGACATCACAGAGTGTTTCACAGAGGGAGATGAGGTCGGAGAACTGCTGTTGGATTTCTTAACTGAGGTGGTAGAGTTCAGTAAGAACGCTCCTGAGGACCTGAAGAAAGGAGTGCTGGACTTACTGAGACATCCAGACTGCAGTAAAGAGGTGGACGGCAGGATAATGTTCAACAGTAGCATGGAAGTTGTAGTGGTTGAGCCATAA